One window of the Streptomyces sp. NBC_00259 genome contains the following:
- a CDS encoding ATP-dependent DNA ligase, producing MSPATGRTLRPPLKVALAEPVSALPRGERLAYEPKFDGHRMLVFKLDGVAVLQARSGRIVTAAFPDLAEAALALPDGTVVDGEVVIWTGGRIDFAAVQRRAAATTSRAGILARRMPASYAAFDLLAEGGTDLRPAPYERRRERLTALLGPLGPPLQPVPMTTDPELATTWYETLTASGIEGLVVKHLGQPYRAGARDWRKLRHTDVHDAAVVGFTGPADRPAALVLVLPDDDAPVVSSPLPPALRTAAAGMLAGHGTEDPAGRATGGATAMAIGVGEVPFRAVAPGLAAEVERGTTRHSVVTVLRLRDDAINQV from the coding sequence ATGAGTCCGGCCACCGGACGCACGCTGCGGCCCCCGCTGAAAGTGGCGCTCGCGGAACCGGTGTCCGCGCTTCCGCGCGGGGAGCGGCTGGCGTACGAACCGAAGTTCGACGGCCACCGGATGCTCGTCTTCAAGCTGGACGGCGTGGCGGTGCTGCAGGCACGGTCGGGACGGATCGTGACCGCCGCCTTCCCGGATCTGGCGGAGGCCGCGCTCGCCCTGCCGGACGGCACCGTCGTCGACGGCGAGGTGGTGATCTGGACGGGCGGCCGGATCGACTTCGCGGCCGTCCAGCGCCGGGCGGCCGCCACGACGTCGCGGGCCGGGATCCTCGCCCGCCGGATGCCCGCCTCCTACGCCGCCTTCGACCTCCTCGCGGAGGGCGGGACGGACCTGCGGCCCGCGCCGTACGAGCGCCGCAGGGAACGGCTGACCGCCCTGCTCGGGCCACTCGGGCCGCCGCTCCAGCCGGTGCCGATGACGACGGACCCCGAACTCGCGACCACCTGGTACGAGACGCTCACGGCGTCCGGGATCGAGGGACTGGTGGTGAAGCACCTGGGACAGCCCTACCGGGCCGGCGCCCGCGACTGGCGCAAACTGCGGCACACGGACGTCCACGACGCCGCGGTGGTCGGTTTCACCGGACCCGCGGACCGCCCCGCCGCCCTGGTCCTGGTGCTGCCGGACGACGACGCCCCGGTCGTGTCGAGCCCGCTGCCGCCCGCGCTGCGCACCGCCGCCGCGGGGATGCTGGCGGGGCACGGGACCGAGGACCCCGCGGGGAGGGCGACGGGAGGGGCGACGGCCATGGCGATCGGGGTGGGCGAGGTGCCGTTCCGCGCGGTGGCACCGGGGCTCGCGGCCGAGGTCGAACGGGGCACGACGCGGCACAGCGTGGTGACCGTCCTGCGGCTTCGGGACGATGCCATTAATCAAGTTTGA
- the ligD gene encoding non-homologous end-joining DNA ligase, translated as MTPITEVEGRRLTLSNLEKVLHPATGTTKGEVLHYYAVIADALLTHLRDRPLSFLRYPDGPDGQLFFTKNPPPGTPSWVEVAEVPRSSRESGEQVVVQDLASLMWAANLVVEFHTPQWRVDRPAWADRMVFDLDPGAPATVVECCEVALWLRERLAADGLDAYAKTSGSKGLHLLVPLEPTPSQEVSAYAKGLAVEAEAELGDLVVHRMARALRPGKVFVDHSQNAAAKTTATPYTLRARREPTVSAPVTWEEVEGCEAAGDLVFRLGDMAGRLDRYGDLLGPLADPAAAGTLP; from the coding sequence ATGACGCCGATCACAGAGGTGGAGGGGCGGCGGCTGACCCTCAGCAACCTGGAGAAGGTCCTCCACCCCGCCACCGGCACCACCAAGGGCGAGGTGCTGCACTACTACGCCGTGATCGCGGATGCGCTGCTCACCCACCTCCGCGACCGCCCGCTGTCCTTCCTCCGCTATCCGGACGGGCCCGACGGCCAGCTGTTCTTCACCAAGAACCCGCCTCCCGGCACCCCCTCGTGGGTGGAGGTCGCCGAGGTGCCGCGCTCCTCCCGGGAGAGCGGCGAACAGGTGGTCGTCCAGGATCTGGCGTCGCTGATGTGGGCGGCGAACCTGGTGGTGGAGTTCCACACCCCGCAGTGGCGGGTGGACCGGCCGGCCTGGGCCGACCGGATGGTGTTCGACCTCGACCCGGGCGCGCCCGCCACCGTCGTGGAGTGCTGCGAGGTGGCGCTGTGGCTGCGTGAGCGGCTCGCCGCCGACGGCCTGGACGCCTACGCCAAGACCTCGGGCTCGAAAGGCCTGCATCTGCTGGTGCCGCTGGAACCGACCCCGTCGCAGGAGGTCTCGGCGTACGCGAAAGGGCTGGCGGTCGAGGCCGAGGCGGAACTCGGGGATCTGGTGGTGCACCGCATGGCCCGCGCCCTGCGGCCCGGGAAGGTCTTCGTCGACCACAGCCAGAACGCCGCGGCGAAGACCACCGCCACGCCGTACACGCTGCGGGCCCGCCGGGAGCCGACCGTGTCCGCGCCCGTGACCTGGGAGGAGGTGGAGGGCTGCGAGGCGGCCGGGGACCTGGTGTTCCGGCTCGGTGACATGGCGGGGCGGCTCGACCGGTACGGGGACCTGCTCGGCCCTCTGGCGGATCCCGCGGCGGCGGGCACCCTGCCATGA
- the ku gene encoding non-homologous end joining protein Ku has translation MRSIWNGAISFGLVSIPIKLVNATESRSVSFRQIHTADGGRIRYRKVCELDDQEVAQAEIGKAYEDADGTMIPITDEDLAALPLPTAKTIDIVAFIPATDIDPLQMDSAYYLAANGVPAAKPYTLLREALKRSKKVAVAKFALRGRERLGMLRVVDDVIAMHGLLWPDEVRRPEGVAPDAEVTIRDAELDLADALMDTLGEVDLDSLHDDYRSAVEELIAAKAEGVELQPQPAPEGGGKVIDLMAALESSVRAAKEARGDEAEEVAAPVTELKSRKKAAPAKKTAARAKAAPKETGAKKSTTAKKTAAAKSAKSTSKKTAATKSTSKKAAAKKTTPGKRASA, from the coding sequence GTGCGATCCATTTGGAACGGCGCGATCTCCTTCGGGCTCGTCAGCATCCCGATCAAGCTGGTGAACGCCACGGAGAGCCGCTCGGTGTCCTTCCGGCAGATCCACACCGCGGACGGCGGCCGCATCCGCTACCGCAAGGTCTGCGAGCTGGACGACCAGGAAGTCGCGCAGGCGGAGATCGGCAAGGCGTACGAGGACGCGGACGGGACGATGATCCCGATCACGGACGAGGACCTCGCCGCGCTGCCGCTGCCCACCGCGAAGACGATCGACATCGTCGCCTTCATCCCGGCCACGGACATCGATCCGCTCCAGATGGACAGCGCGTACTACCTCGCGGCGAACGGGGTGCCCGCCGCCAAGCCGTACACCCTGCTGCGCGAGGCCCTCAAACGGAGCAAGAAGGTCGCGGTCGCCAAATTCGCCCTGCGCGGGCGGGAGCGGCTCGGCATGCTGCGGGTGGTGGACGACGTCATCGCCATGCACGGACTGCTCTGGCCCGACGAGGTCCGCAGGCCGGAGGGGGTCGCTCCGGACGCCGAGGTCACGATCCGCGACGCCGAGCTCGATCTGGCCGACGCCCTCATGGACACGCTCGGCGAGGTCGACCTCGACTCGCTGCACGACGACTACCGCTCGGCGGTCGAGGAGCTGATCGCCGCGAAGGCGGAGGGTGTCGAACTGCAGCCCCAGCCCGCCCCGGAGGGCGGCGGCAAGGTCATCGACCTGATGGCCGCACTGGAGAGCAGCGTCCGCGCGGCCAAGGAGGCGCGCGGGGACGAGGCGGAGGAAGTGGCCGCGCCGGTCACCGAACTGAAGTCCCGCAAGAAGGCCGCCCCGGCGAAGAAGACGGCGGCGAGGGCGAAGGCCGCGCCCAAGGAGACGGGCGCGAAGAAGTCGACGACGGCCAAGAAGACGGCGGCGGCCAAGTCGGCGAAGTCGACGAGCAAGAAGACGGCGGCGACGAAGTCCACGTCCAAGAAGGCGGCGGCGAAGAAGACGACACCCGGCAAACGCGCCTCGGCCTGA
- a CDS encoding ABC transporter substrate-binding protein, giving the protein MKTGFKRATVPLALLMLTTLTAAGCGDGDSGAGSKKVTVWMYPVIMDPKANAAYWDGIEKGFEAAEKGVDLTVEQLPWENRDQKLATAFGSGKGPDVVLLGPDQIPQYQANGALQPVDRAIEDAKSAFRPAALEAMTQDGKVYAAPIYHTVTSTLYNKKLLEKAGITEPPATWDAIRAAAPKLKQAGATTLDYSASNEASLNMSFYPLLWQAGGKVFDDSGKKAAFNSTEGVEALTFLVDLYKGGSVPKSAMTNANLFTDQALGKQQVAMGFTNTPADAVLAEQAWGKGNVIVGPALTGPRKQVCFGMPGGLGINAKSRNVAGAEKFIAYMVQPAQIESMGKAGGFFSPRTDVTVPNDSTYAKEYQQALDHTYPGEPNPAARQLMALLSPEIQAALTGKKSPKAALDAAAEEADDLLARQR; this is encoded by the coding sequence ATGAAGACAGGGTTCAAGCGCGCCACCGTTCCTCTCGCACTGCTCATGCTCACCACGCTCACCGCCGCCGGCTGCGGCGACGGTGACAGTGGCGCAGGATCCAAGAAGGTCACCGTCTGGATGTACCCGGTGATCATGGATCCGAAGGCCAACGCCGCCTACTGGGACGGGATCGAGAAAGGTTTCGAGGCGGCGGAGAAAGGCGTCGACCTCACCGTCGAGCAGCTCCCCTGGGAGAACCGCGACCAGAAGCTCGCCACCGCGTTCGGCAGTGGCAAAGGCCCGGACGTGGTCCTGCTGGGCCCCGACCAGATCCCCCAGTACCAGGCCAACGGGGCGCTCCAGCCCGTCGACCGGGCCATCGAGGACGCGAAGAGCGCCTTCCGCCCGGCCGCCCTGGAGGCCATGACCCAGGACGGCAAGGTGTACGCGGCGCCGATCTACCACACCGTCACCAGCACGCTCTACAACAAGAAACTGCTGGAGAAGGCGGGCATCACCGAGCCGCCCGCCACCTGGGACGCCATCAGGGCCGCCGCCCCGAAGCTGAAGCAGGCCGGCGCGACCACGCTCGACTACTCCGCGAGCAACGAGGCCTCGCTCAACATGAGCTTCTATCCGCTGCTGTGGCAGGCGGGCGGCAAGGTCTTCGACGACAGCGGCAAGAAGGCCGCGTTCAACAGCACCGAGGGCGTCGAGGCCCTCACCTTCCTCGTCGACCTGTACAAGGGCGGTTCCGTCCCGAAGTCCGCGATGACCAACGCCAACCTCTTCACCGATCAGGCGCTGGGCAAACAGCAGGTCGCGATGGGCTTCACCAACACTCCGGCCGACGCCGTGCTGGCCGAGCAGGCCTGGGGCAAGGGCAACGTGATCGTCGGCCCCGCGCTCACCGGCCCCCGGAAGCAGGTCTGCTTCGGCATGCCGGGCGGGCTCGGCATCAACGCCAAGTCCAGGAACGTGGCGGGCGCCGAGAAGTTCATCGCGTACATGGTCCAGCCCGCGCAGATCGAGTCCATGGGCAAGGCGGGCGGCTTCTTCTCCCCGCGTACGGACGTCACCGTCCCCAACGACAGCACCTACGCCAAGGAGTACCAGCAGGCGCTCGACCACACCTATCCCGGTGAGCCCAACCCGGCCGCCCGGCAGCTGATGGCGCTGCTCAGCCCCGAGATCCAGGCCGCGCTCACGGGCAAGAAGAGCCCGAAGGCCGCCCTGGACGCGGCGGCCGAGGAAGCCGACGACCTGCTGGCGCGTCAGCGTTGA
- a CDS encoding carbohydrate ABC transporter permease, producing the protein MSKLAADEVAPEEPLPEAGPEPGEGGGGPGVTAGRSRILRRREALVGLAFVAPMLALFIVFRFGPTLGAAFLSLTDYRLSGEWTFTGAGNYTRLLQDDLFWESLGVTAVYTALYVPMTVALALGTAVLLHRTLWLRGFFRGLFFLPYVTSIVLAAVIWKWIYELEDGLLNATLGALSLGPVDFLGSESLVLPSIAAASAWKGFGYSMLILLAGLQSIPREVTEAATIDGANGWQRFRWVTLPLLRPVLFFVLVIEAITGFQVFDAMYVMTAGGPVRASYSLVYFLYDSGFKFFDFGYASAVGLVLFLVVLVFSLIQRRLIGRDTD; encoded by the coding sequence TTGAGCAAGCTCGCCGCCGACGAGGTCGCACCGGAAGAGCCCCTGCCCGAAGCCGGCCCGGAACCCGGCGAAGGCGGGGGCGGGCCCGGCGTGACCGCCGGCCGGAGCCGGATCCTGCGACGGCGCGAGGCCCTGGTGGGCCTCGCGTTCGTCGCGCCGATGCTCGCGCTGTTCATCGTGTTCCGCTTCGGGCCGACGCTCGGCGCCGCGTTCCTCTCGCTCACCGACTACCGGCTCAGCGGCGAGTGGACCTTCACCGGTGCGGGGAACTACACCCGCCTCCTCCAGGACGACCTGTTCTGGGAGAGCCTCGGCGTCACCGCCGTCTACACCGCGCTGTACGTCCCGATGACCGTCGCGCTCGCCCTCGGCACCGCCGTCCTGCTGCACCGCACGCTCTGGCTGCGCGGCTTCTTCCGGGGGCTGTTCTTCCTGCCGTACGTCACCAGCATCGTGCTGGCCGCCGTCATCTGGAAGTGGATCTACGAGCTCGAGGACGGACTGCTCAACGCCACCCTCGGCGCCCTCTCCCTCGGCCCGGTCGACTTCCTCGGCAGCGAGTCCCTGGTCCTGCCCTCCATCGCCGCCGCCTCGGCGTGGAAGGGCTTCGGCTACTCGATGCTGATCCTCCTCGCCGGACTCCAGTCCATCCCGCGCGAGGTCACCGAGGCCGCCACCATCGACGGCGCGAACGGCTGGCAGCGCTTCCGCTGGGTGACGCTTCCCCTGCTGCGGCCCGTCCTGTTCTTCGTCCTCGTCATCGAGGCGATCACGGGCTTCCAGGTCTTCGACGCGATGTACGTCATGACCGCCGGCGGCCCCGTGCGCGCCAGCTACTCGCTCGTCTACTTCCTCTACGACTCCGGCTTCAAGTTCTTCGACTTCGGGTACGCGAGCGCCGTCGGCCTGGTCCTCTTCCTCGTCGTCCTCGTCTTCTCGCTCATCCAGCGGAGGCTCATCGGAAGGGACACGGACTGA
- a CDS encoding carbohydrate ABC transporter permease — MATPTAPRRATARLGLPVLLVLVAFVTVTPFVVMVLVSFAPAGGQTLPGAFDITRATFANFTDVLENADVTRWAVNSLIYSLVSVLLILLFSSMAGYAFAKKRFPGREVLFWSFLATLMVPFQATLIPYYILVSELGGVDTYWGLIVPTLANSQAVFLMRQFIIQLPDELFEAAKIDGASEWRIYTTIVVPLIRPVLATLGVFVFLWHWNDFLWPLVIGQSEQMRTLTVGLATLEGENVTINQIMAGATITVIPCLLVFGLLQRYLTDSIATSGLKS; from the coding sequence ATGGCGACCCCCACCGCGCCGCGGCGGGCCACGGCCCGGCTCGGGCTCCCCGTGCTGCTGGTCCTGGTCGCGTTCGTGACCGTCACCCCCTTCGTCGTCATGGTGCTGGTGTCGTTCGCGCCCGCCGGCGGACAGACGCTTCCGGGCGCCTTCGACATCACCCGCGCCACGTTCGCGAACTTCACGGACGTGCTGGAGAACGCCGACGTCACGCGGTGGGCGGTCAACTCGCTCATCTACTCGCTCGTGTCGGTGCTGCTCATCCTGCTGTTCTCGTCCATGGCCGGCTACGCGTTCGCCAAGAAGCGCTTCCCCGGCCGCGAGGTGCTCTTCTGGTCGTTCCTCGCGACCCTGATGGTGCCGTTCCAGGCCACCCTCATCCCGTACTACATCCTCGTGTCGGAGCTGGGCGGCGTGGACACCTACTGGGGTCTGATCGTGCCGACGCTCGCCAACTCCCAGGCCGTCTTCCTGATGCGGCAGTTCATCATCCAGCTGCCCGACGAGCTCTTCGAGGCCGCCAAGATCGACGGGGCCTCGGAGTGGCGCATCTACACCACGATCGTCGTACCGCTGATCCGGCCCGTGCTCGCCACCCTCGGCGTGTTCGTCTTCCTCTGGCACTGGAACGACTTCCTGTGGCCGCTGGTCATCGGCCAGTCCGAGCAGATGCGCACGCTCACCGTGGGGCTCGCCACGCTGGAGGGGGAGAACGTGACGATCAACCAGATCATGGCCGGAGCCACCATCACCGTCATCCCCTGTCTGCTCGTCTTCGGGCTGCTCCAGCGGTATCTGACGGACTCGATCGCCACCTCAGGACTCAAGTCGTGA
- a CDS encoding amidohydrolase family protein yields MTIAAPAAAPVGPALTVVDVNRILGPLPNDDVPSRDEDGLVKELERLRIDTACVAHSHAVYGDPRDGNARLGRIADERLRPVPVLVPGPLGTGDWTGGGAPLVRLCPDRHGWAATGPYALGLTAALSLAGVTMLLDWGAVTAADVDLLAGTRPRLRIVLTGTGYRGLRELTELLDTHELLHVDTSTLAGHRQVEWFAQRYGAHRVLFGTGAPVSDDAGPRHLLDTLDLPAHDTSLIAGANALRLLGGGA; encoded by the coding sequence GTGACCATCGCCGCACCCGCCGCCGCACCTGTCGGCCCCGCCCTCACCGTCGTCGACGTCAACCGGATCCTCGGACCCCTGCCGAACGACGACGTACCGAGCCGCGACGAGGACGGACTCGTCAAGGAGCTGGAACGGCTGAGGATCGACACGGCCTGTGTCGCCCACTCCCACGCCGTGTACGGCGACCCGCGCGACGGCAACGCCCGGCTCGGCCGCATCGCCGACGAACGGCTGCGCCCCGTCCCCGTGCTCGTGCCGGGACCGCTCGGCACCGGTGACTGGACGGGCGGCGGGGCCCCGCTCGTACGGCTCTGCCCCGACCGCCACGGCTGGGCCGCGACCGGACCGTACGCCCTGGGCCTGACCGCCGCGCTGTCCCTGGCCGGCGTCACGATGCTGCTCGACTGGGGGGCCGTCACGGCGGCCGACGTGGACCTGCTGGCCGGCACCAGGCCCCGGCTGCGGATCGTCCTCACCGGCACGGGCTACCGCGGCCTGCGCGAACTCACCGAACTCCTCGACACGCACGAGCTGCTCCACGTGGACACCTCCACGCTCGCCGGACACCGGCAGGTCGAGTGGTTCGCCCAGCGGTACGGCGCCCACCGCGTCCTCTTCGGCACCGGCGCGCCCGTCAGCGACGACGCCGGCCCGCGCCACCTCCTCGACACCCTCGACCTGCCGGCCCACGACACGTCCCTCATCGCCGGCGCCAACGCGCTACGGCTCCTCGGCGGCGGGGCGTGA
- a CDS encoding amidohydrolase family protein: MTPLAPAAGVRAPGGLRVIDAHGHLGRWGAFAIPDGSAAGLVAMMDRCGVATACVSHLLAVGPDARAGNALLLKALAAHPGRLLGYAVHNPHDPEAAPRLRELLAVPGVIGVKLHPEVHELALDDPAYTPAFEAAADHGRVVLAHSEHDSRWADAPRFVTVASRHPGVPLLMGHSGLFPQGYGPAAEAAVRCPSLVLETCGSRMTARHLTRLVAEVGADRIAFGSDAVFLDLRIGLGRVLLADLAENDREQVLHGTMAALLSRATG; encoded by the coding sequence GTGACCCCGCTCGCGCCGGCCGCCGGCGTGCGCGCCCCCGGCGGCCTGCGCGTCATCGACGCCCACGGCCACCTCGGGCGCTGGGGCGCCTTCGCCATCCCCGACGGCTCCGCCGCCGGTCTGGTCGCCATGATGGACCGCTGTGGTGTCGCCACCGCCTGCGTGTCCCATCTGCTCGCCGTGGGCCCCGACGCCCGGGCCGGCAACGCCCTCCTGCTGAAGGCCCTCGCCGCCCACCCCGGCCGGCTCCTCGGCTACGCCGTCCACAACCCCCACGACCCCGAGGCCGCCCCACGTCTGCGCGAACTGCTCGCCGTACCGGGCGTCATCGGGGTCAAGCTCCACCCCGAGGTCCATGAACTGGCCCTCGACGACCCCGCCTACACCCCCGCCTTCGAGGCCGCGGCCGACCACGGCCGTGTGGTCCTCGCCCACAGTGAGCACGACAGCCGCTGGGCCGACGCCCCCCGCTTCGTCACCGTCGCGTCGCGCCACCCGGGTGTGCCGCTGCTCATGGGTCACTCGGGGCTGTTCCCGCAGGGTTACGGCCCGGCCGCCGAGGCCGCCGTGCGCTGCCCCAGCCTGGTCCTGGAGACCTGCGGCTCCCGGATGACGGCCCGCCACCTCACCCGGCTGGTCGCCGAGGTGGGCGCGGACCGGATCGCCTTCGGCTCGGACGCCGTCTTCCTCGATCTGCGGATCGGTCTCGGACGTGTGCTGCTGGCGGACCTCGCGGAGAACGACCGGGAGCAGGTCCTGCACGGCACCATGGCCGCCCTGCTCTCGCGGGCCACCGGGTGA
- a CDS encoding DegT/DnrJ/EryC1/StrS family aminotransferase has product MNRPQWPAWPPPATDEQRRALLRVLDSGRWGATDGTETRDFAAAFAARVGAAHGVCTVNGTVALFLALRALGVGPGDEVIVPAYTFVASATAVVLAGAVPVAADVREDTLHLDPEAVRRLVGPRTKAVMPVHLAGAPADTEALRGLGPAVVEDAAQAHGAARHGRPAGSLGDAACFSFQSSKAMTAGEGGIVVTDDRRTYERLWALHNVGRSPDGGWYEHPELGWNLRMTEFQAALLHPQLALLDDGIDHRAACAGALATALGEVRGLALVPPPPGTTRHTWHLAMLRYDSRAFGGHPKSAFLKAMAAEGVPLDPGYRSLTRVPYVGDPAPCPVAEAAEDTVVWVRQALLMADEAAMGAVARAALSVQRAFTR; this is encoded by the coding sequence GTGAACCGTCCGCAGTGGCCCGCCTGGCCGCCGCCCGCCACCGACGAGCAGCGGCGGGCACTGCTGCGGGTCCTCGACAGCGGCCGCTGGGGCGCGACCGACGGCACGGAGACCCGGGACTTCGCGGCGGCCTTCGCGGCGCGCGTGGGCGCCGCTCACGGCGTGTGCACGGTCAACGGCACGGTCGCGCTGTTCCTCGCCCTGCGCGCCCTCGGAGTCGGTCCGGGCGACGAGGTGATCGTCCCCGCCTACACGTTCGTGGCCAGTGCGACCGCCGTGGTGCTGGCCGGCGCGGTGCCGGTCGCCGCCGACGTACGGGAGGACACCCTGCACCTCGACCCCGAAGCCGTACGCCGCCTCGTGGGTCCGCGTACGAAGGCCGTCATGCCCGTGCATCTCGCGGGCGCCCCCGCCGATACGGAGGCCCTGCGCGGCCTCGGCCCCGCCGTCGTGGAGGACGCGGCGCAGGCGCACGGAGCCGCACGCCACGGCCGGCCCGCGGGCAGCCTCGGGGACGCCGCCTGCTTCAGCTTCCAGTCCAGCAAGGCGATGACCGCGGGGGAGGGCGGCATCGTCGTCACCGACGACCGCCGCACGTACGAGCGGCTGTGGGCGCTGCACAACGTCGGCCGCAGCCCGGACGGCGGCTGGTACGAGCATCCGGAGCTGGGCTGGAACCTGCGCATGACGGAGTTCCAGGCGGCCCTGCTGCATCCCCAGCTCGCCCTGCTGGACGATGGGATCGACCACCGTGCGGCCTGTGCCGGCGCGCTCGCCACGGCTCTCGGCGAGGTCCGGGGCCTCGCACTCGTCCCGCCCCCGCCGGGCACGACCCGCCACACCTGGCATCTGGCGATGCTGCGTTACGACTCCCGCGCCTTCGGCGGCCACCCGAAGTCCGCGTTCCTGAAGGCGATGGCGGCCGAGGGCGTCCCGCTCGACCCCGGCTACCGTTCGCTGACCCGAGTGCCGTACGTCGGCGACCCCGCGCCCTGCCCGGTCGCCGAGGCCGCGGAGGACACCGTCGTCTGGGTGCGTCAGGCCCTGCTGATGGCGGACGAGGCGGCGATGGGGGCCGTGGCCCGGGCCGCCCTGAGCGTCCAGCGCGCGTTCACGCGTTGA
- a CDS encoding LLM class flavin-dependent oxidoreductase, with protein sequence MRLGLYVNLYADKADRPRLADAVEQVRLAEQAGFAWVVLGERHLHRPGYHEALTSLAYLAAHTERIGLATAGLIAPVYQPVWLAETLAHIDVLSGGRLTAGFVLGYRPEEFTLFGARPGERVPRFEECLELLTRLWTEDEVTYKGRWSEVDGAYLSPRPVQNPRPRIWNGGRVPAALERTARMCDGWTTSFNETDEELPEKIRAYRAHPRGPRSLGAEVVVCREGYAAATTQRARDALERPLRGLYDAYGDWKRTSMDAARYAQQWDDIVARSVIGSPEECTERIGRYAEMGADGLVLRVQPPGMPQADALRAIEAFGELNA encoded by the coding sequence ATGCGCCTCGGCCTGTACGTCAACCTGTATGCGGACAAGGCCGACCGGCCGCGGCTCGCCGACGCCGTGGAGCAGGTGCGGCTGGCGGAACAGGCGGGCTTCGCCTGGGTCGTGCTGGGCGAGCGCCATCTGCACCGGCCCGGCTACCACGAGGCGCTCACCTCGCTGGCGTATCTCGCCGCGCACACGGAGCGGATCGGGCTGGCGACGGCCGGGCTGATCGCACCCGTCTACCAGCCGGTATGGCTGGCCGAGACGCTGGCGCACATCGACGTGCTGTCGGGCGGGCGGCTCACCGCCGGGTTCGTGCTGGGCTACCGCCCCGAGGAGTTCACCCTGTTCGGCGCGCGGCCGGGCGAGCGGGTGCCGCGGTTCGAGGAGTGCCTGGAGCTGCTGACCCGGCTGTGGACCGAGGACGAGGTGACGTACAAGGGCCGCTGGAGCGAGGTGGACGGCGCCTATCTGTCGCCGAGGCCCGTGCAGAATCCGCGGCCGCGGATCTGGAACGGCGGGCGGGTGCCGGCCGCGCTGGAGCGCACGGCCCGGATGTGCGACGGATGGACGACGTCGTTCAACGAGACCGACGAGGAACTGCCGGAGAAGATCCGCGCCTACCGCGCCCACCCGCGGGGTCCTCGTTCGCTGGGGGCGGAGGTCGTCGTCTGCCGCGAGGGGTATGCCGCCGCGACGACCCAGCGCGCGCGGGACGCGCTGGAGAGGCCGCTGCGAGGGCTGTACGACGCGTACGGCGACTGGAAGCGCACGTCGATGGACGCGGCGCGCTATGCGCAGCAGTGGGACGACATCGTGGCGCGGTCGGTGATCGGTTCGCCCGAGGAGTGCACGGAACGGATCGGGCGGTACGCGGAGATGGGCGCGGACGGGCTGGTGCTGCGGGTCCAGCCGCCGGGGATGCCGCAGGCCGACGCGCTGCGGGCGATCGAGGCGTTCGGGGAGCTCAACGCGTGA
- a CDS encoding dihydrodipicolinate synthase family protein yields MSATDQLVRRLRGTVLPAVATPMDARGVVDFEALRGYAERIAAHPVGGVAVWAHTGRGLYLSEADRRRVLGVWRAAVDRPVVAGVGVPRSTPVTGLRDAVDATVAMAVQAAEGGADAVMVYPLAQLDGDEDAALALHEEAASASGLPVLGFFLHGEAGGYPYPPRLVSRLLALPSAAGVKLATLDRAMACQDAIRAAQSGGKLVITGEDRMFGPSLMWGADSALVGIAAARVPLTAAVLDAWRDGDHGAFVRASARLDAFAEATFLDPIEGYVQRMLWAAVWEGLIPEESAHDPYGPGLPAAERQSVVECLERLAKDPDAA; encoded by the coding sequence ATGTCTGCGACGGACCAGCTGGTGCGCCGGCTGCGCGGCACCGTACTTCCGGCAGTCGCAACCCCCATGGACGCGCGGGGAGTTGTCGACTTCGAAGCACTGCGCGGATACGCCGAACGCATCGCCGCGCACCCCGTCGGCGGGGTCGCCGTATGGGCGCACACGGGACGCGGGCTGTATCTCTCCGAGGCGGACCGCCGACGGGTGCTGGGGGTGTGGCGCGCGGCGGTCGACCGGCCGGTCGTGGCGGGCGTGGGGGTACCACGCTCGACCCCGGTCACGGGGCTTCGTGACGCGGTCGACGCCACCGTGGCGATGGCGGTGCAGGCGGCCGAGGGCGGCGCCGACGCCGTCATGGTCTATCCGCTGGCGCAGCTCGACGGCGACGAGGACGCGGCCCTGGCGCTGCACGAGGAAGCCGCCTCGGCGAGCGGGCTCCCCGTGCTCGGGTTCTTCCTGCACGGGGAGGCGGGCGGATACCCGTACCCGCCGCGGCTGGTGAGCCGGCTGCTCGCACTCCCGTCCGCCGCCGGCGTCAAACTCGCCACCCTCGACCGGGCGATGGCCTGCCAGGACGCGATCCGCGCGGCACAGTCCGGCGGGAAGCTCGTCATCACCGGCGAGGACCGGATGTTCGGACCCTCGCTGATGTGGGGCGCCGACTCGGCCCTCGTCGGCATCGCGGCCGCCCGGGTGCCGCTGACGGCCGCGGTGCTCGACGCGTGGCGCGACGGCGACCACGGTGCGTTCGTGCGGGCCTCGGCCCGTCTGGACGCCTTCGCGGAGGCCACGTTCCTCGATCCGATCGAGGGCTACGTGCAGCGCATGCTGTGGGCGGCGGTCTGGGAGGGCCTGATCCCGGAGGAGTCGGCCCATGACCCGTACGGGCCGGGGCTGCCGGCGGCGGAGCGGCAGTCGGTGGTGGAGTGCCTGGAGCGCCTCGCGAAGGACCCCGACGCGGCGTAG